The Sciurus carolinensis chromosome 5, mSciCar1.2, whole genome shotgun sequence genome segment GTTGTGTCTCCAGTCATGTATCACCTCATCCTGCTCCCATTCATTGCCCCACCTTTTGCTTCCCAGGCAACTCAGTTCATTAGCCCTAAAAATGAAAGCTCTCAACCGAGCGCGCTCGTATGGACACATACGCATCTCCCCAAAATTTCCAGAATCCAAAGGACAGCTGTCTAAGTGAACTGAAAATGAATTTCAGTAAGTGGGACGCACCCCACTCTCTTCTATTGCCTCCAGGAGATCGAAGCATCTGGGAGGTCAGGTCACCGCGTCAACTCAAGCTCAGTCCTCACAGGCCATCTCGCCCCGCCCCTTTTTGGCTGCCTTGAAAACCTGGTAAGCCGGATCGCCCGGAGCCAGGTTCAGCGCTCCCGCGGCCGGACAGTGCACACTTAAGGACCGGGTTACTGGGTCCAAGTGTAAAATACAGAACGGTAGGAAGCTGCAGCCCTTAGAGTAGGCGGGGCGAGGAGGCCTAGGAGGGTTCAAAAGGAGGTGGAAGGATACACGAGCGACTGTCGGAACTACTTTCAGGAGGAGGTCACGTGTGTTCCTAGTTGGGGAACTTTTCCAAATTACTACTCCCCTCCGATAGCTCCCGAGGCAAGTGCTTCGCTTCCTTTGCTCTAGGTTCTCCCGCCCCGCGTAAGCAGCAGACGCCGAATTCCCCCCGGATAGTAGCGGAAAAAGGGGCACAGACCAGCTTCCCGCAGGAGCCTCTGAGGAGCTGGTTACACAAGCACCCACATCCAGACACTACTGGGGAGAGTCCCCATTCCTACCTCACCTGCTACCCACAGAGCAAACCTAGGGACTGAAACCTGAGACTCCTTGCCCTCTATCATCTGCACGATCCCAACCGTGGGAGAAGGGCTGGGCCCCAAAGGTCTGGCGCATCTTTCACTGATTAGGGTGAACCCTCTGATTTCGAGTTTGTGGAGCAAAAGGGTAGGTAACTTTTATTGCAACCCGCTGCTTGGATTTGCCGATGTTGCAACAAACTTCCAGTCACTCACTCAGAGCTGGTGATGTGTTTCACCTTCTGTAGACTCAGCCATAGCGACTTCTCTGGTTGGAGAACCTAGGCGATGGCCGTCAGCCCAGAACAAACCTGTTAAGTTTGCTTGCAACCGGGATTGGTTAACCTATCCCCTTGAGTTAACTAGTTCAGAAATGCTGAGAACCGGAACCCATACCTCTAACAACCAGCTACAAAGCAGGTAGTTCACCTTCTGCTTGGAGAGAATGGGCATCAACACCAacctaagaatttcttttttctttttttcctttccctgggGAAGTGGAATTTAAGGCAACAATTGGAGTCCAAAAGTATCTCTTTTGAGACCTAGGTTGAGGCACTGGGTCATTTTAGAAAATTGGGAAAACAGGGTTCAATTAAAATGTATTGCAATAATTGTGAGTAGATGCCTGGAAAAGTCTAAAGAGGATTTATGAAGTGTATAAGAAAGACGACTGTACATGTGTACAGCACAGTTGCAGTCAGCCCCTTAAGACTAGAAACCTCCAGAGGCCTTGCTCAGAAAGCCACAGGCCATTACCTAACTCTATCACTACACTAATTAAACAAAGGATGTTTACAGTGTTCTTAAAGATCTGTGAGGTTACTTGAACCTTGCATTTATGTATGACACACTTTTAAGAAAGCTCTGCAGGAATTACCAACCTTCTGAAGCTTCAGTGTTGATATTTATTGGAGGCTGATTTCCTGCATGGTTCTGGTCCCTTGCAAGAGGCAGGAACAGTAAGtgggaagggaaataaaaaacaatcgGGAAACAGTAGGAAAAGTCCTCTATTTGGTTTCCAAGGATGCAAATCCTACCCACTCAGCCTAATGTGAGGgagatttctttattttacagataaccAAGGATAAGCAGTCTCTAATGTCTAAGTGTTCTACTACATTGCATGGTAAAAACCTGAGCTGTGCTCAATTCAGTGTTTACTACTGCTTAGTGGGGCAACTGGAAATGAAGTTAGATCAAGGCAAGTATACTGGGAAGGATAAAATGTCCCATATTTGTTTCTCAGGTTGCTGATCTGTCCTCAGAGTCCCTGTTATTAGCACTGCCCTACTCTGCCTACCCCCTGGAGCCTACCCAGTGTAAGGATTAGTCTCAAGCATGTGAAAAGCTCTGAACTGCTTCCTTGGAAGACAATGAAACAGGGTTCATTCCTGTCCTTTTTG includes the following:
- the Klln gene encoding LOW QUALITY PROTEIN: killin (The sequence of the model RefSeq protein was modified relative to this genomic sequence to represent the inferred CDS: deleted 3 bases in 3 codons; substituted 2 bases at 2 genomic stop codons), which gives rise to MNFSKWDAPHSLLLPPGDRSIWEPDRPEPGSALPGRTVHTXGPGYWVQCKIQNGRKLQPLEXAGRGGLGGFKRRWKDTRATVGTTFRRRSRVFLVGELSKLLLPSDSSRGKCFASFALGSPAPRKQQTPNSPRIVAEKGAQTSFPQEPLRSWLHKHPHPDTTGESPHSYLTCYPQSKPRD